GCTCTATATCGAGCGCACCGGCGACATCGACACCCTGAGGGAGCTATGGCCGGCGATCGAGCTGGCGTTGCGCTGGATCGACGGCCCCGGCGATCCCGATCGCGATGGCTTCGTGGAATATCAGCGCGCCTCCGAGCAGGGTCTCGCCAACCAGGGCTGGAAGGACTCCTACGACGCGGTGTTCCATGCCGATGGACGTCTCGCGGAAGGTTACATCGCGCTTGCGGAGGTGCAGGGCTATGTGTTTGCCGGCAAGCAGCTGGCGGCGCGTTGCGCCCGCCGGCTCGGCAAGGCCGAGATGGCGGACCGGCTCCAGGCCGAGGCCGCTGATCTCGCGGAACGGTTCGAGGACGCCTTCTGGTGCGAGGATCTGAACACCTATGCGCTCGCGCTCGACGGCCACAAGCAGCCCTGCCGCGTCCGGACGTCCAACGCCGGGCAGCTGCTGTTCAGCGGCATGGTACGCGAGGATCGCGCCCGCAAGCTTGCCGCCGAACTGCTGCGGCCGCATTTCTTCTCGGGCTGGGGCATCCGCACCGTCGCCTGCGGCGAAGCGCGCTACAATCCGATGTCCTATCACGACGGATCGATCTGGCCGCACGACAACGCGCTGATTGCGCTGGGCCTGTCGCGCTATGGCCTCAAGCATGCGGTCGAGCAGGTGTTCGGCGGCCTGTTCGAAGCCGCGTCCTACATGGATCTGCGCCGGCTGCCGGAGCTGTTCTGCGGCTTCCGGCGCGAAAAGCATCGCGGCCCGACGCTCTATCCGGTGGCCTGCGCGCCGCAGGCCTGGGCCAGCGCGACGCCGTTCACCTTGCTCGAGGCGGCGCTCGGGCTCGAGTTCGACGCCGCGCGCGGCGAGATCCGTCTGCGCAATCCGCGGCTGCCCGCCTTCCTGGACTGGGTGGTGCTGCGCGATCTCAGGCTCGGCAGCTCGACGATCGACCTGCGCATTCGCCGCCATGGCGAGGACATCTCCATGGAGGTGCTGCGGCGGCGCGGTCAGATCCAGGTCTCGCTGGTGCTGGCGCAATGATGGCGTTGAAACCCACTCTCCACCGAGCTGCTTGCGGCTGTCTCGTCACGCTGCCGTTGCTCATCGGTCCGTATGTCGGCGACGGGCATGCGCAGCAGCCGTCGCCGGCACCGCCTGCCAAGGATGCCGCGGCGCCCGCGAAGGAGCCGGCACCGCCGCCCTCGGTCACCATCCTCGGCGCGCGCGATGCGCATGGCGTGCTCGGTCGCGACGTGCGCAGCTCGACCGGCGAGGACATGGGCCACATCGTCGACGTCATCGTCGATTCCACCGGCACGGTGCGAGCCGCGGTGATCGATTTCGGCGGCTTCCTCGGTGTCGGCAGCCGCAAGATCGTGGTCGACTGGACCGCGCTCGACTTCAAGCACATCGCCGAGAAGAGCGACCAGGTCACGCTCGACCTCACCAAGGAGCAGGTGAAGGCCGCGCCCGAATACAAGGAGGACAAGGCCGTCGTCGTGCTCGGCGCGTCCGGCAAGCTGTCACCCTGGGATTTCGATCATTGAGTTGATGTGTGCGATTGCCGGTCCGGCCTGCGCGTGCAGCGGAACACGGTGGGGATGTTCTGTCCCGTCAGCCTCATGAGTTGAGATGTGAGAGCCATGCCGATTGCACGGCCGTCGAGATCGCCTGACCGGGAGCCCGAGCCTGACCGCGCGGCAGAGGCGGGCGCGCGTCCGGATGCCGGGCAGGATCATGGCCAGTCGACTGCGAGACCGGCGCCGTCGCGGCAGAGCCTGCGCGGGCTGGACTGGTTCATCTTCTTCCTGGCCGACGTGCAGACCGGCTTCGGTCCCTTCATCGCGGTCTATCTGACGACGCAGAAATGGACGCAGGCCCAGATCGGCCTAGTGCTGTCGATCGGCGGCATCGTCGGGCTGATCGGGCAGATGCCGGGCGGCGCGATCATCGATGCGGCCAGATCCGAGCGCCGCGTCGCCGGTCTTGCCATCGCGACCATCGGCTGCTGCGCGCTGGCCTATGCCGCTTGGCCGATCTTTCCCGTGGTCGCGGGTGCCGCGACGTTGCATGCGGCGGCGAGCTGCGTGCTGGGCCCTGCGATCGCGGCGATCAGCCTCGGCCTGGTCGGGCCGCGCGGCATGGCGGAGCGGCTCGGCCGCAATGCGCGGTTCGCGTCGCTCGGCAATGGCGTGGCTGCGGCCGTGATGGGCACCTGCGGCTATCTGCTGTCCAGCCGCGCCGTGTTCCTGGTCACCTTCATTCTCGCCTTTCCGACGCTGATCGCGTTGTCGCGCATCCGCGAGCGCGAGATCGACGTCGCGCGGGCGCACGGCCGGGCCCATCACGAGGACAAGGAGGTCGCGCGGCTGTCGAATCTGCTCGGCCTGCTGCGCCAGCGCGCGCTGCTCGTGTTCGCGCTCGGCGTGTTCCTGCTGCAGCTCGCCAATGCGGCGATGCTGCCGCTGATGGCCGGCGTGGTGACGACGAAATCGAGCGAATGGGCGCCGATGCTGATCGCGTTCTGCATCGTGGTGCCGCAGGCGATCGTGGCGCTGACCTCGCCCTCGGTCGGCGCGGTCGCGCAGCAATGGGGCCGCAGGCCGCTGCTGATGCTGGGGTTTGCCGCGCTCGCGATGCGCGGCGCGCTGTTCGCGGTCGTGCACGATCCCTACGTGCTAGTGGCGGTGCAGATCTTCGACGGCGTCACGGCGGCCGTGTTCGCCGTCATGATTCCGCTGACGGTGGCCGACGTCGCCTTCGGCAGCGGGCATTTCAATCTGGCGCAGGGAATCGTCGGGACGGCGTCCGGGATCGGCGGATCGCTGTCCACCGTCGTCGCCGGCTTCGCCAGCGACCGTTACGGCAGCGCCACCGCCTTCATGGGTCTGTCAGGCGTGGCGCTGACGGGTCTTCTCTTGATCGCGCTGCTGATGCCGGAGACCGGGCAGCGCGAGCGCAGGGCGTGAACGGGCAGGGCCGCTCAGGCGTCCATGCTGCGCAGGCGCTGACGGTTGCGCAGCACGATCTGGCGGGCACCGGAGAAGCCGAGAACGCCCTGGCTGTGCAACTGCGACAGCGCGCGCGACACGGTCTCCAGGGTCAGGCCGAGATAGTCGCCGATATCGCGGCGGCACATCGGCAGCGCCATCATGCCGGCGACGGCGAGGCGGCGGTCCATCTCGAGCAGGAAGGTCGCGACGCGCTCCATCGCAGTCTTGCGTCCCAGCAGCAGCATGTGGTCCTCGGCATGGCGGAGATCGCCGGCCGTCATGGTCCAGAGCTTGCGGGCGACCGCGACGTCGACGCCTGCTGCCTGTTCGAGGCTGCGGCGCTTCACCAGGCGCACGGTGGTATCGATGATGGCCTCGGCGGCGAGGCGATGCATGGAGCCGAATTCGAGGCCGAAAACGTCACCGGGAAGATGGAAGGCGCCGATCTGGCGGCGGCCGTCGGAGAGCAGCTTGTAGCTGCGAACCGCGCCGGAGATCACCTGGTAGACGTACTCGGCCGGCTCGTCCTCGCCATAGATCTCCTCGTCCTTCTTGTAGGAGAACTCGCTGGCGATGAGCCCGGCATGGCCGGTGATCTCGGCAAAGGGATTGGCGGCAGGAGAGACGACAGGAGAGGGGACGGCGTGGGGGGCGTTGGTGCTGACGACCGAATTGGTAATCGACTGATTGAGCATGACCATCTCCTTGCGGCGGATGGCGATGTGGTACACGGCGGCTCCCGTTAAGGACATTTCGGCCGTTATCTTAAGGGGGGTTCCTTACGTAGATATACGTAGCCGGCCCGCTCAGGAGACGCGCTGGGCGGTACCCGAATGGTCGTTGGCGATCGCCTTGCGGATCCGCTTCACCAGATTGTCGTCGAGCAGCGGCTTGAGCAGGAAATCCTGGATCCCGACGGCCGCCGCGCGCGCCGCAAGCCGGTCATCGTAGTGCCCCGTGATCAGCACCACCGGCGCGGTCGCCCCCTGCTTGCGCAACCGTTCGGCGAGCTCGACGCCGTTGATCTCCGGCATCTTGTAGTCGACCACGAAGCAGTCGACGGGCGCGTGGTCCGAGGCCTTGAGCAGCGCGGTGCCGCTGCGAAACGTGCGCACGTCGAAGCCATCGGCCTCCAGCAGGAAGCGCAGCGAGCCGAGGACGTCAGCATCGTCGTCGGCTACGTAGACCGTAGGTTTTGTGTGAGCCGACATCGCACGTGCCGCGAGAATGTGATGTTGAACCGAGGCGCAAGATAACACTCGATTCTGTCAAGGTAGCTTGATCTAGCTCAATCCTTCAGCGCGCCTGCGCGCATCGCCAGACGCACCAGCTCGGAGAGGCTGTTCGCTCCCATCTTGGTCATCACGTTGGCCCTGTAGACCTCGATGGTGCGCGGACTGATGTCGTATTCGCGCGCGATCAGCTTGTTGGAGAGACCGGCCATCAGTCCATCCATTACCTGGCGCTCCCGGGGGCTCAGGCTGGCGACGCGGGCCAGGATGTCCTGCGTGACCGATTCGTTCTTCGCGGCCGGCTCGGCCTGCTGGATTGCCGTTTCGATCATGGCGACCAGTCGCTCGTCCTCGAACGGCTTCTCCAGAAAATCGACCGCGCCGAGCTTCATCGCCTCGACCGCGAGCGGCACGTCGCCATGGCCGGTCATCACCAGGATCGGAAAGCTGCTGCCGGCGGCCTTCATGCGCTTGAGCAGCTCGATGCCGTCGATGCCGGGCATCCGCACGTCCGAGACGACGCAGCCGAAAGGGAGCATCGGCAGTCGGCCGAGAAAGACCTCCGCGTTCTCGAACAGCGTGACGTCAAAGCCTGATGAATCGAGCAGGAAGTTGAGCGAATCCCGCATCGCCTCGTCGTCGTCGATCACATAGACCTTGGCCCGTTCAGCCATCGTGCTCAACCTTGGTGGAGGCCGCGGGCAGGGTGAAGCGGAACGTCGCGCCTCCCGCTTCGTTGTTCTCGGCCCACATGCGCCCGCCATGGGCCTCGATGATGGACCGGCTGATCGAGAGGCCGACTCCCATTCCGGTGTCCTTGGTGGTGAAGAAGGTCTTGAAGAGATTGGGCATGACGTCGTCGTGGAATCCCGTTCCGGTGTCGGACACCGAGACCTCGATCAAGTCGTCGCTGAGTCTGCAATTTGTCGCACTGAGCTCGCGGCGTTCGGAATGAGACATCGCCTCGAGTCCATTGCGGAACAGATTGACCAGGACCTGCTGGATCTGGACCCGGTCGGCGAGCACGAGATCGGCCTCCGGATTGAGTTGGAAGCGCAACTGGACGTTCTGCTCGCGGGCGCCGGAAAGGCCGAGGGCGCCGGCTTCCTCGATCAGCTTCGACAGGCTCTCGACCCGCTTCTCCGATTCGCCGCGCGAGACGAAATCGCGCAGACGGCGGATGATCTGGCCGGCGCGAATCGCCTGCTCGGCGGCGCGGTCCATCGCGCTCTCGATCTTGGGCGTGTTCGGATCACTGCTGCCGGCCAGCAGCCGGCGCGAGCCTTTCATGTAATTGCTGATCGCGGCGAGCGGCTGGTTGAGCTCATGCGCCAGCGCCGAGGCCATCTCGCCCATGGCGCTGAGGCGCGACACGTGGACCAGTTCCGACTGCAGTTCCCGCAGCCGTGCCTGGGTCTGCTGGTGCTCGGTGAGATCATGGGCGAAGCCGGTGAAATAGGGCTTGCCGCCGGACTGCATCTCGCCGATCGACAGATGCATCGGGAATGTCGTGCCGTCGCGGCGGCGGCCGGTCACGATGCGGCCGATGCCGATGATGCGGCGCTCGCGGCTGGCATGGTAGCGGGTGAGGTAGCCGGCATGGCGCGAGCGGTCCGGCTCGGGCATCAATTCGCTGACGTCAAGGCCGACCGCTTCTGCCTCGGTGAGGCCGAACATCCGCTCCGCCGCGGAGCTGAAGAACTGGATCGTGCCGCTGCCGTCGATCACGATCATCGCGTCCGGCACGGTGTCCAGGATCGAGCGGAAATGCTGCTCGCGCAGCCGCAGCGTCTCCTCCAGCCGCTTCTCCTGGTCGATGTCGAGGGCGATGCCGCGCAGATGATGCGGCGCGCCGGCCTCGTCGGGGACCACGCCGGCAAGCACGCGAATCCAGTGGCCGCCGCCGGACACCTTGAACGACATGTCGAACCCGGTGCTCCGATGGCGCGAATCCTCGATCGCCGCCTCGACCGGCGCGCGATCCTCGGGCGCGAGCAGCGCCAGGAAGGACCCGTAGGTCACCGGCTGATCGGCCGCCACGCCGAACAGCTTCCGCGTCGTCACCGACCAGTAGAACTCGCCCGAGGCCAGATCGAGATCCCACGCGCCGAAGCCCAGCCTCCGAGCGTCCTCGGGAGCGTCGTCGAGCCTGGCGGATGCATCCGGGAAGGGGTGGGTGAAGTCGCGCAATTCGAGGCCTTTGATCGATTCGCCGTTGTCCGATTCGCCGTTGCCGCCGCGGCCGGGAGGCCGACCACCGCGGTATCCTATACCAGATTGCGCCCCTGCAACCCGGCCCGACTTAAACTTTGGTTCGACAATTCAAGGCTTTCTCCGATCCTGGGCCGGGTTCCAACGGTGTCCTGCCGCCCGTGCTTCACCGCCGCACCTTGATCTATCTCATCACGGCAGGTGATTTCACCTCTAAGAGCTGCATGGAAGCAATGTTTGGAGAGGCGGGATGACGTTCGCGACTGTCATGGTGAGCCTTGCGCTCAGTCAGCCGAATGAGGCCCGCCTTCAGGTCGCGGCCGACTTGGCGGCGCGCTTTGACGCAGGTGTCATCGGCGTGGCGGCCGCGGAATTCGCGCCGCCGCTGTATTTCACGACCGGCGAGCAGGCGCAGGATCTGATCGAGCAGGGTGAGGCCGCGCTGCGGAATCGACTGGCCGAGCTCGAGCAGCAGTTCCGCACCGCAGTGGGTGACCGGGCTGCGTCGTTGAGCTGGCGCAGCGCCGTGGATTTCCCCGCGCGCTACGTGCTGGCGCAGGCCCGTGCCGCCGACATTCTCGTCACCGGCGGCGTGCCGCCCGGGGTGTCCGATGCGTTCGCGGTGGCCAATCCCAAGGATCTCGTCATGCAGGCCGGGCGCCCGCTGCTCGTGGTGCCGGACAACGTCAGCAGCCTCGATCTCGGGACCGTGCTGGTGGCCTGGAAGGAGACACCGGAGGCGCGCCGCGCTTTGACCGATGCCCTGCCGCTGCTCGCCAAGGCGAGCGGCGTCGTGGTCGCCGAGATCCCGGAGACCGCCTCGGAATATGACGCCTGCGCGGCGCGTCTTGCGGACGTCGTCGCATGGCTCGGCCGTCACAAGATCGTCGCATCGGCGCGCGTCGCGGAGCCGGGGCAGGGGCGCAACGTTGCGGCTACGCTCGACGCCGTCGCCACCGATGTTTCGGCCGGTCTCGTCGTGGCGGGCGCCTATGGCCATTCCCGATTCCGCGAGCTCGTGCTCGGCGGGGTCACCGAGCATCTGATGACGCGCAGCGAGCGTTGTGTTCTGCTGTCGCACTGAAATTCGACCCGCTCCATTCGAGAACAGGATTGCCGCCTTGTACAGATTTCTCGAGGAAACCGCCGGCAACTACATGACGCGGAACGTCACGACCGTGACCCGGGAGACGACGATCCGCGAGCTCGGCGAGATGTTCGACCGCGACGATTTCAACACCTACCCCGTCGTCGAGAACGACGAGGTGATCGGCATCGTCACCAAGTTCGACGTGCTGAAATGCTTTGCCTTCACGCCGAATCAGATGCTGCCGCGCTACAGCGACCTGATGAACCGGACGGTCGCCGACGTGATGACGTCCGAGTTCATCTACGTCAGGCCGGATACGAAGCTGACGCGCGTGCTGCAACTGATGGTCGAGCATCGCATCCGCAGCCTTCCCGTGACCGATGCCGACAACCGCGTGGTCGGGATCGTGGCGCGCGAGGACATCGTGCGAGCGCTGGCGGCTGCCGCCAAGGATTGAGCGCGGCGCGCTGAGTCCGAAGCCTGCTACGAACGTCTAATGACGGCCGGCATGCATCGCTGCATGCCGGCCGTCGCCGTGTCTGCGAGCGAAACCGCGTCGTCGTGCAACACTCTGCCTGTTTACCGGCGAACTGGTCGCAAAGTTGATTTCGATCAATTCCACGTGTGAACGATTGTGGTTGCTGGGCTCGTGTTCTTTCAGCGAGATTCCGCATGAGCGCGTCCTCATCCACAAAATCCATGACCATCGGCGAAAGTGGCTTGTCGCTCACTTTTGCCGTCACCGCCTTCCTGTGCGTCTTCGCTGCGGCGAAGGCACTGGATACGGCCTTCGCGTTCCACGCCTCGCTCGCGGCTGCCGCCAGCGCGGCGTCCGTCTTCTTCATCCTCAACCGCTACTTCGAGCGCCGCGAGCTGCCTCCGCAGGAGATCAATGGTCGGCCGAACTACAATCTCGGTCCGATCAAGTTCGCCTCGTTCATGTCGATGTTCTGGGGCATCGCCGGCTTCACGGTCGGCCTCATCATCGCCTCGCAACTGGCCTGGCCCGCGCTGAACTTCGACCTGCCATGGACCAGCTTCGGCCGCCTGCGGCCGCTGCATACCTCGGCGGTGATCTTCGCCTTCGGCGGCAACGTGCTGCTGGCGACGTCGTTCTACGTCGTGCAGCGGACCTGCCGCGTGCGTCTCGCCGGTGATCTCGCGCCCTGGTTCGTGGTGATCGGCTACAACTTCTTCATCCTGATCGCGGGCACGGGCTATCTGCTCGGTGTCACCGAGGGCAAGGAGTATGCCGAGCCCGAATGGTACTCGGATCTTTGGCTGACGATCGTCTGGGTGGTCTACCTGCTGGTCTTCCTGACGACGATCATCAAGCGCAAGGAGCCGCACATCTTCGTGGCGAACTGGTTCTATCTTGCCTTCATCGTCACGATCGCGGTTCTGCACCTCGGCAACAATCCGGCGCTTCCGGTGTCGCTGTTCGGCTCCAAGTCCTACATCGCCTGGGGTGGCGTGCAGGATGCGATGTTCCAGTGGTGGTACGGCCACAACGCGGTCGGCTTCTTCCTGACCGCCGGCTTCCTGGCCATCATGTACTACTTCATCCCGAAGCGGGCTGAGCGTCCGATCTACTCGTATCGGCTGTCGATCATCCACTTCTGGGCGCTGATCTTCCTCTACATCTGGGCCGGCCCGCACCATCTGCACTATACGGCGCTGCCGGACTGGACGCAGACCCTGGGCATGACCTTCTCGATCATGCTGTGGATGCCCTCCTGGGGCGGCATGATCAACGGCCTGATGACCCTGTCGGGAGCGTGGGACAAGCTGCGGACGGACCCCGTGCTGCGCATGCTGGTCGTCTCGGTCGCCTTCTACGGCATGTCGACCTTCGAAGGTCCGATGATGTCGATCAAGGTGGTCAACTCGCTCAGCCACTACACCGACTGGACCATCGGTCACGTGCACTCCGGTGCGCTCGGCTGGGTCGGCTTCGTCTCCTTCGGCGCGCTGTACTGCCTGGTGCCGTGGATCTGGAACCGCAAGGGTCTCTATAGCCTCAAGCTCGTGAACTGGCACTTCTGGACGGCCACGCTGGGCATCGTGCTCTACATCTCCGCGATGTGGGTCTCGGGCATCCTGCAGGGCCTGATGTGGCGGTCCTACACGGCGCTCGGCTTCCTCGAATACTCGTTCATCGAGACCGTCGAGGCGATGCACCCCTTCTACATCATCCGTGCCGCTGGTGGCGCACTGTTCCTGATCGGCTCACTCATCATGGCCTACAATCTCTGGATGACGGTCCGTGTCGGTGAGGAAGAAGTTCAGTCGCCCGTCGCCCTTCAGCCGGCGGAGTGAGGTATCAACCATGTCTTTCTGGCAACGACACCAAGTCTTCGAGAAGAACTCGATCATCCTGGTCATCGGCATCCTGCTGGTGATCGCGATCGGCGGCCTCGTCGAGATCACTCCGCTCTTCTACCTGAAGAGCACGATCGAGGCGGTCGACGGCGTGCGTCCCTATACGCCGCTCGAGCTGGCCGGCCGCAACATCTACGTCCGCGAGGGCTGCTATCTCTGCCATTCGCAGATGGTTCGTCCGCTGCGCGACGAAGTGGAACGCTACGGCCACTTCTCGCTCGCCGCGGAGAGCATGTACGACCATCCGTTCCAGTGGGGCTCCAAGCGTACGGGTCCTGACCTCGCCCGCGTCGGCAACAAGTACTCCGACGACTGGCATGTCACCCACCTGACCAACCCGCGCGCCATCGTCCCGCAGTCGATCATGCCCGGCTATCCCTTCCTGAAGGAGGCCGAGCTGAACGCCGACAACGTCGCCGATCACCTGAAGACGCTGCGGGCGGTGGGTGTGCCCTACACCGACGACCAGATCGCCAACGCCGCCGCCGACCTCAAGGCGCAGGTCGATCCGGATGGTGCCGGTGCCGAGGCGCTCACCAAACGCTATCCGAAGGCGGTGGTGCGCAACTTCGACGGCAAGGCGGGTGCGCCGACCGAGATGGATGCGCTGGTAGCGTACCTGCAAATGCTCGGCACCTTGGTCGACTTCAAGATCTACAACGAAAAAGCCAATCTGCGCTGAGATCAGAGGCGAACATCATGAAGCCCATCATTGCAGTCGAAAACATCGCGTCGTCACTCGTGACGACGCTGTGGACCCCGATCTTCGTCGCGATCTTCATCGCGATCGTGACCTATGCCCTCTGGCCTCGCAACAAGGCCGCTTTCGACGAGGCGGCGAGCATGCCGTT
This region of Bradyrhizobium sp. SZCCHNS1050 genomic DNA includes:
- a CDS encoding PRC-barrel domain-containing protein codes for the protein MMALKPTLHRAACGCLVTLPLLIGPYVGDGHAQQPSPAPPAKDAAAPAKEPAPPPSVTILGARDAHGVLGRDVRSSTGEDMGHIVDVIVDSTGTVRAAVIDFGGFLGVGSRKIVVDWTALDFKHIAEKSDQVTLDLTKEQVKAAPEYKEDKAVVVLGASGKLSPWDFDH
- a CDS encoding MFS transporter, whose amino-acid sequence is MPIARPSRSPDREPEPDRAAEAGARPDAGQDHGQSTARPAPSRQSLRGLDWFIFFLADVQTGFGPFIAVYLTTQKWTQAQIGLVLSIGGIVGLIGQMPGGAIIDAARSERRVAGLAIATIGCCALAYAAWPIFPVVAGAATLHAAASCVLGPAIAAISLGLVGPRGMAERLGRNARFASLGNGVAAAVMGTCGYLLSSRAVFLVTFILAFPTLIALSRIREREIDVARAHGRAHHEDKEVARLSNLLGLLRQRALLVFALGVFLLQLANAAMLPLMAGVVTTKSSEWAPMLIAFCIVVPQAIVALTSPSVGAVAQQWGRRPLLMLGFAALAMRGALFAVVHDPYVLVAVQIFDGVTAAVFAVMIPLTVADVAFGSGHFNLAQGIVGTASGIGGSLSTVVAGFASDRYGSATAFMGLSGVALTGLLLIALLMPETGQRERRA
- a CDS encoding helix-turn-helix domain-containing protein; translation: MLNQSITNSVVSTNAPHAVPSPVVSPAANPFAEITGHAGLIASEFSYKKDEEIYGEDEPAEYVYQVISGAVRSYKLLSDGRRQIGAFHLPGDVFGLEFGSMHRLAAEAIIDTTVRLVKRRSLEQAAGVDVAVARKLWTMTAGDLRHAEDHMLLLGRKTAMERVATFLLEMDRRLAVAGMMALPMCRRDIGDYLGLTLETVSRALSQLHSQGVLGFSGARQIVLRNRQRLRSMDA
- a CDS encoding response regulator translates to MSAHTKPTVYVADDDADVLGSLRFLLEADGFDVRTFRSGTALLKASDHAPVDCFVVDYKMPEINGVELAERLRKQGATAPVVLITGHYDDRLAARAAAVGIQDFLLKPLLDDNLVKRIRKAIANDHSGTAQRVS
- the fixJ gene encoding response regulator FixJ; translated protein: MAERAKVYVIDDDEAMRDSLNFLLDSSGFDVTLFENAEVFLGRLPMLPFGCVVSDVRMPGIDGIELLKRMKAAGSSFPILVMTGHGDVPLAVEAMKLGAVDFLEKPFEDERLVAMIETAIQQAEPAAKNESVTQDILARVASLSPRERQVMDGLMAGLSNKLIAREYDISPRTIEVYRANVMTKMGANSLSELVRLAMRAGALKD
- the fixL gene encoding sensor protein FixL, encoding MRDFTHPFPDASARLDDAPEDARRLGFGAWDLDLASGEFYWSVTTRKLFGVAADQPVTYGSFLALLAPEDRAPVEAAIEDSRHRSTGFDMSFKVSGGGHWIRVLAGVVPDEAGAPHHLRGIALDIDQEKRLEETLRLREQHFRSILDTVPDAMIVIDGSGTIQFFSSAAERMFGLTEAEAVGLDVSELMPEPDRSRHAGYLTRYHASRERRIIGIGRIVTGRRRDGTTFPMHLSIGEMQSGGKPYFTGFAHDLTEHQQTQARLRELQSELVHVSRLSAMGEMASALAHELNQPLAAISNYMKGSRRLLAGSSDPNTPKIESAMDRAAEQAIRAGQIIRRLRDFVSRGESEKRVESLSKLIEEAGALGLSGAREQNVQLRFQLNPEADLVLADRVQIQQVLVNLFRNGLEAMSHSERRELSATNCRLSDDLIEVSVSDTGTGFHDDVMPNLFKTFFTTKDTGMGVGLSISRSIIEAHGGRMWAENNEAGGATFRFTLPAASTKVEHDG
- a CDS encoding universal stress protein — translated: MTFATVMVSLALSQPNEARLQVAADLAARFDAGVIGVAAAEFAPPLYFTTGEQAQDLIEQGEAALRNRLAELEQQFRTAVGDRAASLSWRSAVDFPARYVLAQARAADILVTGGVPPGVSDAFAVANPKDLVMQAGRPLLVVPDNVSSLDLGTVLVAWKETPEARRALTDALPLLAKASGVVVAEIPETASEYDACAARLADVVAWLGRHKIVASARVAEPGQGRNVAATLDAVATDVSAGLVVAGAYGHSRFRELVLGGVTEHLMTRSERCVLLSH
- a CDS encoding HPP family protein; this translates as MYRFLEETAGNYMTRNVTTVTRETTIRELGEMFDRDDFNTYPVVENDEVIGIVTKFDVLKCFAFTPNQMLPRYSDLMNRTVADVMTSEFIYVRPDTKLTRVLQLMVEHRIRSLPVTDADNRVVGIVAREDIVRALAAAAKD
- the ccoN gene encoding cytochrome-c oxidase, cbb3-type subunit I produces the protein MSASSSTKSMTIGESGLSLTFAVTAFLCVFAAAKALDTAFAFHASLAAAASAASVFFILNRYFERRELPPQEINGRPNYNLGPIKFASFMSMFWGIAGFTVGLIIASQLAWPALNFDLPWTSFGRLRPLHTSAVIFAFGGNVLLATSFYVVQRTCRVRLAGDLAPWFVVIGYNFFILIAGTGYLLGVTEGKEYAEPEWYSDLWLTIVWVVYLLVFLTTIIKRKEPHIFVANWFYLAFIVTIAVLHLGNNPALPVSLFGSKSYIAWGGVQDAMFQWWYGHNAVGFFLTAGFLAIMYYFIPKRAERPIYSYRLSIIHFWALIFLYIWAGPHHLHYTALPDWTQTLGMTFSIMLWMPSWGGMINGLMTLSGAWDKLRTDPVLRMLVVSVAFYGMSTFEGPMMSIKVVNSLSHYTDWTIGHVHSGALGWVGFVSFGALYCLVPWIWNRKGLYSLKLVNWHFWTATLGIVLYISAMWVSGILQGLMWRSYTALGFLEYSFIETVEAMHPFYIIRAAGGALFLIGSLIMAYNLWMTVRVGEEEVQSPVALQPAE
- the ccoO gene encoding cytochrome-c oxidase, cbb3-type subunit II, yielding MSFWQRHQVFEKNSIILVIGILLVIAIGGLVEITPLFYLKSTIEAVDGVRPYTPLELAGRNIYVREGCYLCHSQMVRPLRDEVERYGHFSLAAESMYDHPFQWGSKRTGPDLARVGNKYSDDWHVTHLTNPRAIVPQSIMPGYPFLKEAELNADNVADHLKTLRAVGVPYTDDQIANAAADLKAQVDPDGAGAEALTKRYPKAVVRNFDGKAGAPTEMDALVAYLQMLGTLVDFKIYNEKANLR
- a CDS encoding cbb3-type cytochrome c oxidase subunit 3, producing the protein MKPIIAVENIASSLVTTLWTPIFVAIFIAIVTYALWPRNKAAFDEAASMPLRED